The Echeneis naucrates chromosome 8, fEcheNa1.1, whole genome shotgun sequence genome has a window encoding:
- the LOC115047828 gene encoding phosphoinositide 3-kinase regulatory subunit 5-like isoform X2: MTRMEPSSCTEDRIQHVLERCLCDLGLNTPDKQLWNAGLCINRWCLEELVKRDPHNFLILLQKILRKTKEVQEQCQYELVVPLSLLFSSTLLSAPFVDSEGGVLQEAYLLFHSFLSWPEPCCSASKRLLHIIQQELRAPGISFQRLVRAEQAFSAAIHSSRTKTVLLVSPDDDVPPEVQSVSEQLSSTQPSNRDVTVTLIQHSFQAALGAKLDLQALQTTLQTKQTEELEQLRDEVTKKMEIAASSADLSTARQGLLSSMDRLRENLGVPVPADNTGTIETFMLPFPKCHTCCWENDNFDILNDILQNESDLDSTEECFLKSEIEDEDNYDTSVDEEDESDGNKVDFCFQNHRISTASSSSRDSSYSLSSSWSLPSTSSGVESDFSGLDDTVHEDTEEGQSSQPKLRKKPKKKSRSLLGVERLSMLFKNPRNLNVCQRVQSMGHRNDFKNSRSRQGHSVQSSTASLDPLSPQKHICVRRRPILSCDEGDVAEVPTLVKVVVFGGDKEAGRLARAYSDLQQKERKCPRLTKTCKLQFYFVPTKRRATGSPGHTPTDGQAGSSTRANVSPESNELVLDDTSTQIAQMLGAIDPWYERNVLSLLSLSSDVLCPESHVSEGSGNVESLPLLADLVLYYCRHADQPVLVQLYQAELTLAGGERRREVFIHSLELGHSAGTRAVRAMGAASKRFGIDEEREAIPLTLSVAYNKVAVSGRSQLTQAEIVCTSINIYKACGKPEPLCDGNCLVANSLFLLSCSVFSKQIVVCPDSRGESLLLTVTEVLKRQCSKSKKHYNQHISVSEAKVDKVQVNGGDDGTTFAVCLDQDEKKFIQSVTRCEVSLCCKPGSSSDWRTYKALPGQVQPLHPSYCSLLCLPITSFSASCS; the protein is encoded by the exons ATGACG AGGATGGAGCCCAGCTCATGCACAGAGGATCGTATCCAGCATGTCCTTGAGCGTTGCCTCTGTGACCTTGGTCTCAACACTCCTGACAAGCAACTCTGGAATG CTGGACTGTGCATAAACCGCTGGTGTTTGGAGGAACTTGTGAAGAGAGATCCCCACAACTTCCTCATCCTTCTACAGAAAAtactgaggaaaacaaaagag GTACAAGAGCAGTGCCAGTATGAACTGGTGGtacccctctctctcctgttctccTCAACCCTCCTCAGT GCTCCTTTTGTGGATTCTGAGGGAGGTGTGCTGCAGGAGGCCTACCTGTTGTTCCATAGTTTCCTGTCCTGGCCTGAGCCGTGCTGCTCTGCCAGCAAACGCCTGCTACATATCATCCAGCAGGAGCTCAGAGCACCAG gtatttcatttcaaagactGGTGAGGGCCGAGCAGGCTTTTTCTGCTGCCATTCACAGCTCTAGAACCAA GACAGTGCTGTTAGTGAGCCCAGATGACGACGTCCCTCCAGAGGtccagtctgtctctgagcAGCTGAGCAGCACCCAGCCCTCCAACAGAGATGTCACCGTTACCCTCATCCAGCACAGCTTTCAGGCTGCTCTGGGCGCCAAACTGGACCTGCAGGCACTACAGACCACCCTGCAG ACAAAGCAGACAGAGGAGTTGGAGCAGCTCCGGGATGAGGTGACCAAGAAGATGGAAATTGCAGCCTCTTCAGCAGATCTCAGCACAGCAAGACAGGGTCTGCTGAGCAGCATGGACCGCCTCAGAGAAAACCTCGGtgttcctgttcctgctgaCAACACTG GGACTATTGAGACTTTCATGCTGCCTTTCCCCAAATGCCACACGTGTTGTTGGGAAAACGACAACTTTG aCATTCTGAATGACATCCTCCAAAATGAGTCAGATCTGGATTCAACTGAAGAGTGTTTCCTAAAATCTGAAATAGAGGATGAGGACAATTATGACACCAGCGTGGATGAAGAAGACGAGTCAGATGGAAACAAGGTGGACTTCTGCTTTCAAAACCACCGCATCtccaccgcctcctcctcctctaggGACTCCAGCTATTCTCTGTCCTCCAGCTGGTCTTTGCCGTCCACATCATCAGGGGTGGAAAGTGACTTCAGTGGACTTGACGACACAGTGCacgaggacacagaggaagggCAAAGCAGCCAACCAAAACTTAGAAAGAAACCCAAAAAGAAGTCTAGATCCCTGTTAGGCGTAGAGCGGCTCTCTATGCTTTTCAAGAATCCACGCAACCTGAACGTTTGCCAGCGTGTCCAGAGCATGGGCCATCGCAATGATTTCAAAAACTCCAGGTCCAGACAGGGCCATTCTGTACAGTCATCCACTGCAAGCTTAGATCCCCTTTCCCCCCAGAAGCACATTTGTGTTCGCAGGAGGCCAATCCTGAGCTGTGATGAGGGGGATGTAGCAGAGGTGCCTACCCTGGTCAAAGTGGTGGTATTTGGAGGTGACAAAGAGGCCGGCAGGTTAGCCAGGGCATACagtgacctgcagcagaaagagaggaaatgcCCACGACTCACCAAGACCTGCaaacttcagttttatttcgTACCCACCAAAAGGAGAGCTACAGGAAGCCCAGGACACACGCCAACTGACGGCCAGGCAGGAAGTTCAACAAGAGCCAATGTGTCACCG GAGAGTAATGAGCTTGTTCTGGACGACACTTCTACACAGATCGCCCAGATGTTGGGTGCCATCGATCCCTGGTACGAGAGGAATGTCCTCAGTCTGCTCAGTCTTTCCTCTGACGTCCTTTGTCCG GAAAGTCACGTCTCTGAGGGCAGCGGCAACGTGGAGAGTCTTCCCCTGCTGGCCGACCTGGTGCTTTATTACTGCAGACATGCAGACCAGCCTGTTCTCGTGCAGCTCTACCAGGCTGAG CTGACCctggcaggaggagagaggagacgggaggtgttcattcattctctgGAGCTCGGGCACTCTGCTGGTACCAGAGCTGTTAGAGCCATGG GTGCAGCCAGCAAAAGGTTTGGAATTGATGAGGAGCGAGAGGCAATCCCTTTAACACTAAGTGTTGCCTACAACAAG GTGGCTGTTAGTGGGAGGAGTCAGTTGACCCAGGCAGAGATAGTCTGCACATCAATCAATATTTACAAAGCCTGCGGGAAGCCAGAGCCTTTATGTGACGGTAATTGCCTGGTTGCcaattctttgtttttgttgtcttgctCTGTGTTCTCTAAGCAAATTGTAGTTTGTCCAGATTCAAGAGGAGAAAGTCTGCTGCTGACCGTGACAGAGGTCCTAAAGAGGCAGTGCTCCAAGTCTAAAAAGCACTACAACCAG CACATCTCAGTATCGGAAGCAAAAGTAGACAAGGTGCAGGTGAATGGAGGAGATGACGGAACGACCTTTGCCGTCTGTCTGGATCAGGATGAGAAAAAGTTCATCCAGAGTGTGACCAG GTGTGAGGTGTCTCTCTGCTGTAAACCAGGAAGCAGTTCAGACTGGAGGACCTACAAGGCCTTACCGGGCCAAGTCCAGCCTCTACACCCGTCTtactgctctctgctgtgccttCCCATTACTTCCTTCTCAGCGTCCTGTTCCTGA
- the LOC115047828 gene encoding phosphoinositide 3-kinase regulatory subunit 5-like isoform X3 has product MLLQRMEPSSCTEDRIQHVLERCLCDLGLNTPDKQLWNAGLCINRWCLEELVKRDPHNFLILLQKILRKTKEVQEQCQYELVVPLSLLFSSTLLSAPFVDSEGGVLQEAYLLFHSFLSWPEPCCSASKRLLHIIQQELRAPGISFQRLVRAEQAFSAAIHSSRTKTVLLVSPDDDVPPEVQSVSEQLSSTQPSNRDVTVTLIQHSFQAALGAKLDLQALQTTLQTKQTEELEQLRDEVTKKMEIAASSADLSTARQGLLSSMDRLRENLGVPVPADNTGTIETFMLPFPKCHTCCWENDNFDILNDILQNESDLDSTEECFLKSEIEDEDNYDTSVDEEDESDGNKVDFCFQNHRISTASSSSRDSSYSLSSSWSLPSTSSGVESDFSGLDDTVHEDTEEGQSSQPKLRKKPKKKSRSLLGVERLSMLFKNPRNLNVCQRVQSMGHRNDFKNSRSRQGHSVQSSTASLDPLSPQKHICVRRRPILSCDEGDVAEVPTLVKVVVFGGDKEAGRLARAYSDLQQKERKCPRLTKTCKLQFYFVPTKRRATGSPGHTPTDGQAGSSTRANVSPESNELVLDDTSTQIAQMLGAIDPWYERNVLSLLSLSSDVLCPVSSSALCGPESHVSEGSGNVESLPLLADLVLYYCRHADQPVLVQLYQAELTLAGGERRREVFIHSLELGHSAGTRAVRAMGAASKRFGIDEEREAIPLTLSVAYNKVAVSGRSQLTQAEIVCTSINIYKACGKPEPLYSRGESLLLTVTEVLKRQCSKSKKHYNQHISVSEAKVDKVQVNGGDDGTTFAVCLDQDEKKFIQSVTRCEVSLCCKPGSSSDWRTYKALPGQVQPLHPSYCSLLCLPITSFSASCS; this is encoded by the exons ATGCTTCTGCAGAGGATGGAGCCCAGCTCATGCACAGAGGATCGTATCCAGCATGTCCTTGAGCGTTGCCTCTGTGACCTTGGTCTCAACACTCCTGACAAGCAACTCTGGAATG CTGGACTGTGCATAAACCGCTGGTGTTTGGAGGAACTTGTGAAGAGAGATCCCCACAACTTCCTCATCCTTCTACAGAAAAtactgaggaaaacaaaagag GTACAAGAGCAGTGCCAGTATGAACTGGTGGtacccctctctctcctgttctccTCAACCCTCCTCAGT GCTCCTTTTGTGGATTCTGAGGGAGGTGTGCTGCAGGAGGCCTACCTGTTGTTCCATAGTTTCCTGTCCTGGCCTGAGCCGTGCTGCTCTGCCAGCAAACGCCTGCTACATATCATCCAGCAGGAGCTCAGAGCACCAG gtatttcatttcaaagactGGTGAGGGCCGAGCAGGCTTTTTCTGCTGCCATTCACAGCTCTAGAACCAA GACAGTGCTGTTAGTGAGCCCAGATGACGACGTCCCTCCAGAGGtccagtctgtctctgagcAGCTGAGCAGCACCCAGCCCTCCAACAGAGATGTCACCGTTACCCTCATCCAGCACAGCTTTCAGGCTGCTCTGGGCGCCAAACTGGACCTGCAGGCACTACAGACCACCCTGCAG ACAAAGCAGACAGAGGAGTTGGAGCAGCTCCGGGATGAGGTGACCAAGAAGATGGAAATTGCAGCCTCTTCAGCAGATCTCAGCACAGCAAGACAGGGTCTGCTGAGCAGCATGGACCGCCTCAGAGAAAACCTCGGtgttcctgttcctgctgaCAACACTG GGACTATTGAGACTTTCATGCTGCCTTTCCCCAAATGCCACACGTGTTGTTGGGAAAACGACAACTTTG aCATTCTGAATGACATCCTCCAAAATGAGTCAGATCTGGATTCAACTGAAGAGTGTTTCCTAAAATCTGAAATAGAGGATGAGGACAATTATGACACCAGCGTGGATGAAGAAGACGAGTCAGATGGAAACAAGGTGGACTTCTGCTTTCAAAACCACCGCATCtccaccgcctcctcctcctctaggGACTCCAGCTATTCTCTGTCCTCCAGCTGGTCTTTGCCGTCCACATCATCAGGGGTGGAAAGTGACTTCAGTGGACTTGACGACACAGTGCacgaggacacagaggaagggCAAAGCAGCCAACCAAAACTTAGAAAGAAACCCAAAAAGAAGTCTAGATCCCTGTTAGGCGTAGAGCGGCTCTCTATGCTTTTCAAGAATCCACGCAACCTGAACGTTTGCCAGCGTGTCCAGAGCATGGGCCATCGCAATGATTTCAAAAACTCCAGGTCCAGACAGGGCCATTCTGTACAGTCATCCACTGCAAGCTTAGATCCCCTTTCCCCCCAGAAGCACATTTGTGTTCGCAGGAGGCCAATCCTGAGCTGTGATGAGGGGGATGTAGCAGAGGTGCCTACCCTGGTCAAAGTGGTGGTATTTGGAGGTGACAAAGAGGCCGGCAGGTTAGCCAGGGCATACagtgacctgcagcagaaagagaggaaatgcCCACGACTCACCAAGACCTGCaaacttcagttttatttcgTACCCACCAAAAGGAGAGCTACAGGAAGCCCAGGACACACGCCAACTGACGGCCAGGCAGGAAGTTCAACAAGAGCCAATGTGTCACCG GAGAGTAATGAGCTTGTTCTGGACGACACTTCTACACAGATCGCCCAGATGTTGGGTGCCATCGATCCCTGGTACGAGAGGAATGTCCTCAGTCTGCTCAGTCTTTCCTCTGACGTCCTTTGTCCGGTAAGTTCCTCAGCTCTGTGTGGTCCA GAAAGTCACGTCTCTGAGGGCAGCGGCAACGTGGAGAGTCTTCCCCTGCTGGCCGACCTGGTGCTTTATTACTGCAGACATGCAGACCAGCCTGTTCTCGTGCAGCTCTACCAGGCTGAG CTGACCctggcaggaggagagaggagacgggaggtgttcattcattctctgGAGCTCGGGCACTCTGCTGGTACCAGAGCTGTTAGAGCCATGG GTGCAGCCAGCAAAAGGTTTGGAATTGATGAGGAGCGAGAGGCAATCCCTTTAACACTAAGTGTTGCCTACAACAAG GTGGCTGTTAGTGGGAGGAGTCAGTTGACCCAGGCAGAGATAGTCTGCACATCAATCAATATTTACAAAGCCTGCGGGAAGCCAGAGCCTTTAT ATTCAAGAGGAGAAAGTCTGCTGCTGACCGTGACAGAGGTCCTAAAGAGGCAGTGCTCCAAGTCTAAAAAGCACTACAACCAG CACATCTCAGTATCGGAAGCAAAAGTAGACAAGGTGCAGGTGAATGGAGGAGATGACGGAACGACCTTTGCCGTCTGTCTGGATCAGGATGAGAAAAAGTTCATCCAGAGTGTGACCAG GTGTGAGGTGTCTCTCTGCTGTAAACCAGGAAGCAGTTCAGACTGGAGGACCTACAAGGCCTTACCGGGCCAAGTCCAGCCTCTACACCCGTCTtactgctctctgctgtgccttCCCATTACTTCCTTCTCAGCGTCCTGTTCCTGA
- the LOC115047828 gene encoding phosphoinositide 3-kinase regulatory subunit 5-like isoform X1, with protein MLLQRMEPSSCTEDRIQHVLERCLCDLGLNTPDKQLWNAGLCINRWCLEELVKRDPHNFLILLQKILRKTKEVQEQCQYELVVPLSLLFSSTLLSAPFVDSEGGVLQEAYLLFHSFLSWPEPCCSASKRLLHIIQQELRAPGISFQRLVRAEQAFSAAIHSSRTKTVLLVSPDDDVPPEVQSVSEQLSSTQPSNRDVTVTLIQHSFQAALGAKLDLQALQTTLQTKQTEELEQLRDEVTKKMEIAASSADLSTARQGLLSSMDRLRENLGVPVPADNTGTIETFMLPFPKCHTCCWENDNFDILNDILQNESDLDSTEECFLKSEIEDEDNYDTSVDEEDESDGNKVDFCFQNHRISTASSSSRDSSYSLSSSWSLPSTSSGVESDFSGLDDTVHEDTEEGQSSQPKLRKKPKKKSRSLLGVERLSMLFKNPRNLNVCQRVQSMGHRNDFKNSRSRQGHSVQSSTASLDPLSPQKHICVRRRPILSCDEGDVAEVPTLVKVVVFGGDKEAGRLARAYSDLQQKERKCPRLTKTCKLQFYFVPTKRRATGSPGHTPTDGQAGSSTRANVSPESNELVLDDTSTQIAQMLGAIDPWYERNVLSLLSLSSDVLCPESHVSEGSGNVESLPLLADLVLYYCRHADQPVLVQLYQAELTLAGGERRREVFIHSLELGHSAGTRAVRAMGAASKRFGIDEEREAIPLTLSVAYNKVAVSGRSQLTQAEIVCTSINIYKACGKPEPLCDGNCLVANSLFLLSCSVFSKQIVVCPDSRGESLLLTVTEVLKRQCSKSKKHYNQHISVSEAKVDKVQVNGGDDGTTFAVCLDQDEKKFIQSVTRCEVSLCCKPGSSSDWRTYKALPGQVQPLHPSYCSLLCLPITSFSASCS; from the exons ATGCTTCTGCAGAGGATGGAGCCCAGCTCATGCACAGAGGATCGTATCCAGCATGTCCTTGAGCGTTGCCTCTGTGACCTTGGTCTCAACACTCCTGACAAGCAACTCTGGAATG CTGGACTGTGCATAAACCGCTGGTGTTTGGAGGAACTTGTGAAGAGAGATCCCCACAACTTCCTCATCCTTCTACAGAAAAtactgaggaaaacaaaagag GTACAAGAGCAGTGCCAGTATGAACTGGTGGtacccctctctctcctgttctccTCAACCCTCCTCAGT GCTCCTTTTGTGGATTCTGAGGGAGGTGTGCTGCAGGAGGCCTACCTGTTGTTCCATAGTTTCCTGTCCTGGCCTGAGCCGTGCTGCTCTGCCAGCAAACGCCTGCTACATATCATCCAGCAGGAGCTCAGAGCACCAG gtatttcatttcaaagactGGTGAGGGCCGAGCAGGCTTTTTCTGCTGCCATTCACAGCTCTAGAACCAA GACAGTGCTGTTAGTGAGCCCAGATGACGACGTCCCTCCAGAGGtccagtctgtctctgagcAGCTGAGCAGCACCCAGCCCTCCAACAGAGATGTCACCGTTACCCTCATCCAGCACAGCTTTCAGGCTGCTCTGGGCGCCAAACTGGACCTGCAGGCACTACAGACCACCCTGCAG ACAAAGCAGACAGAGGAGTTGGAGCAGCTCCGGGATGAGGTGACCAAGAAGATGGAAATTGCAGCCTCTTCAGCAGATCTCAGCACAGCAAGACAGGGTCTGCTGAGCAGCATGGACCGCCTCAGAGAAAACCTCGGtgttcctgttcctgctgaCAACACTG GGACTATTGAGACTTTCATGCTGCCTTTCCCCAAATGCCACACGTGTTGTTGGGAAAACGACAACTTTG aCATTCTGAATGACATCCTCCAAAATGAGTCAGATCTGGATTCAACTGAAGAGTGTTTCCTAAAATCTGAAATAGAGGATGAGGACAATTATGACACCAGCGTGGATGAAGAAGACGAGTCAGATGGAAACAAGGTGGACTTCTGCTTTCAAAACCACCGCATCtccaccgcctcctcctcctctaggGACTCCAGCTATTCTCTGTCCTCCAGCTGGTCTTTGCCGTCCACATCATCAGGGGTGGAAAGTGACTTCAGTGGACTTGACGACACAGTGCacgaggacacagaggaagggCAAAGCAGCCAACCAAAACTTAGAAAGAAACCCAAAAAGAAGTCTAGATCCCTGTTAGGCGTAGAGCGGCTCTCTATGCTTTTCAAGAATCCACGCAACCTGAACGTTTGCCAGCGTGTCCAGAGCATGGGCCATCGCAATGATTTCAAAAACTCCAGGTCCAGACAGGGCCATTCTGTACAGTCATCCACTGCAAGCTTAGATCCCCTTTCCCCCCAGAAGCACATTTGTGTTCGCAGGAGGCCAATCCTGAGCTGTGATGAGGGGGATGTAGCAGAGGTGCCTACCCTGGTCAAAGTGGTGGTATTTGGAGGTGACAAAGAGGCCGGCAGGTTAGCCAGGGCATACagtgacctgcagcagaaagagaggaaatgcCCACGACTCACCAAGACCTGCaaacttcagttttatttcgTACCCACCAAAAGGAGAGCTACAGGAAGCCCAGGACACACGCCAACTGACGGCCAGGCAGGAAGTTCAACAAGAGCCAATGTGTCACCG GAGAGTAATGAGCTTGTTCTGGACGACACTTCTACACAGATCGCCCAGATGTTGGGTGCCATCGATCCCTGGTACGAGAGGAATGTCCTCAGTCTGCTCAGTCTTTCCTCTGACGTCCTTTGTCCG GAAAGTCACGTCTCTGAGGGCAGCGGCAACGTGGAGAGTCTTCCCCTGCTGGCCGACCTGGTGCTTTATTACTGCAGACATGCAGACCAGCCTGTTCTCGTGCAGCTCTACCAGGCTGAG CTGACCctggcaggaggagagaggagacgggaggtgttcattcattctctgGAGCTCGGGCACTCTGCTGGTACCAGAGCTGTTAGAGCCATGG GTGCAGCCAGCAAAAGGTTTGGAATTGATGAGGAGCGAGAGGCAATCCCTTTAACACTAAGTGTTGCCTACAACAAG GTGGCTGTTAGTGGGAGGAGTCAGTTGACCCAGGCAGAGATAGTCTGCACATCAATCAATATTTACAAAGCCTGCGGGAAGCCAGAGCCTTTATGTGACGGTAATTGCCTGGTTGCcaattctttgtttttgttgtcttgctCTGTGTTCTCTAAGCAAATTGTAGTTTGTCCAGATTCAAGAGGAGAAAGTCTGCTGCTGACCGTGACAGAGGTCCTAAAGAGGCAGTGCTCCAAGTCTAAAAAGCACTACAACCAG CACATCTCAGTATCGGAAGCAAAAGTAGACAAGGTGCAGGTGAATGGAGGAGATGACGGAACGACCTTTGCCGTCTGTCTGGATCAGGATGAGAAAAAGTTCATCCAGAGTGTGACCAG GTGTGAGGTGTCTCTCTGCTGTAAACCAGGAAGCAGTTCAGACTGGAGGACCTACAAGGCCTTACCGGGCCAAGTCCAGCCTCTACACCCGTCTtactgctctctgctgtgccttCCCATTACTTCCTTCTCAGCGTCCTGTTCCTGA